In one Rhinopithecus roxellana isolate Shanxi Qingling chromosome 1, ASM756505v1, whole genome shotgun sequence genomic region, the following are encoded:
- the IQCF6 gene encoding IQ domain-containing protein F6 isoform X2: protein MDTQNLEKTAIKIQSWWRGNMVRRTLLHAALRAWVIQCWWRSMQAKMLEQRRRLALRLYTCQEWAVVKVQAQVRMWQARRRFLQARQAACIIQSHWRWHASQTRGLIRGHYEVRASRLELDIEILMT, encoded by the exons ATGGACACGCAAAAT TTAGAGAAGACAGCCATAAAGATTCAGTCATGGTGGCGTGGCAACATGGTGCGCCGGACGTTACTGCATGCAGCACTCAGAGCCTGGGTCATCCAGTGCTGGTGGAGGTCGATGCAGGCCAAGATGTTGGAGCAAAGACGGCGCCTGGCACTAAGACTCTATACCTGCCAGGAGTGGGCAGTGGTGAAGGTGCAGGCACAGGTTCGAATGTGGCAGGCCCGCAGGCGGTTCCTCCAGGCACGCCAAGCAGCCTGCATCATCCAGTCTCACTGGCGCTGGCATGCCAGCCAAACCCGAGGCCTGATCCGGGGCCACTATGAGGTCAGAGCCAGCCGGCTGGAGCTTGACATCGAAATCCTCATGACCTAG
- the IQCF6 gene encoding IQ domain-containing protein F6 isoform X1 has protein sequence MDTQNVSKALAGGICLMGNEQCLKLEKTAIKIQSWWRGNMVRRTLLHAALRAWVIQCWWRSMQAKMLEQRRRLALRLYTCQEWAVVKVQAQVRMWQARRRFLQARQAACIIQSHWRWHASQTRGLIRGHYEVRASRLELDIEILMT, from the exons ATGGACACGCAAAATGTGAGTAAGGCCCTTGCAGGAGGGATTTGCCTGATGGGTAATGAACAGTGTCTAAAG TTAGAGAAGACAGCCATAAAGATTCAGTCATGGTGGCGTGGCAACATGGTGCGCCGGACGTTACTGCATGCAGCACTCAGAGCCTGGGTCATCCAGTGCTGGTGGAGGTCGATGCAGGCCAAGATGTTGGAGCAAAGACGGCGCCTGGCACTAAGACTCTATACCTGCCAGGAGTGGGCAGTGGTGAAGGTGCAGGCACAGGTTCGAATGTGGCAGGCCCGCAGGCGGTTCCTCCAGGCACGCCAAGCAGCCTGCATCATCCAGTCTCACTGGCGCTGGCATGCCAGCCAAACCCGAGGCCTGATCCGGGGCCACTATGAGGTCAGAGCCAGCCGGCTGGAGCTTGACATCGAAATCCTCATGACCTAG